The Cinclus cinclus chromosome 3, bCinCin1.1, whole genome shotgun sequence genome has a window encoding:
- the LOC134042005 gene encoding serine/threonine-protein kinase pim-1-like: protein MRKPSVGNGGKQGVLRGQQRQRKTCEVSKDNGRPHNNRKNVCKAYHGNWQPDSPSECGPLVVRFPLTREGLGHETGEAKAIFCVRVKGNKEYCEVSKDDGRHARSAKTTEDTITTGRTCNAESAVPSTRAEKPPLEQLYREGPLLGSGGFGSVYAGPRLADGVPVAIKRVSRDRVLEWARLHDGALVPLELVLLWMASWPGFRGIVRLLDWFELPDGFALVMERPERCQDLWHLLHTGGFLPEPVARALFRQVLGAVRHCTSRGVLHRDIKAENVLVDLATGEVKLIDFGCGTILQDTFYTQMAGTREYYPPEWILFGRYHGQPATIWSLGILLYQLVCRHLPFKSREEIVRGQLFFPPRVSQECQHLIRWCLSMDPADRPSLDDLLEHSWVQKPHLAQETAE from the exons GGAAACAAGGAGTACTGCGAGGTCAGCAAAGACAACGGAAGACATGCGAGGTCAGCAAAGACAACGGAAGACCCCATAACAACCGGAAGAACGTGTGCAAGGCCTATCAC GGGAACTGGCAGCCGGATTCCCCAAGCGAGTGCGGACCCTTAGTAGTGCGGTTCCCACTGACCCGCGAGGGCTTGGGCCACGAAACAGGGGAAGCGAAAGCGATATTTTGTGTGCGAGTGAAG GGAAACAAAGAGTACTGCGAGGTCAGCAAAGACGACGGAAGACATGCGAGGTCAGCAAAGACAACGGAAGACACCATAACAACCGGAAGAACGTGT AATGCCGAGAGCGCGGTGCCGTCCACACGGGcggagaagcctcccctggagcagctgtaccgggagggcccgctgctggggagcggcggcttcggcagcgtttacGCCGGGCCCCGGCTCGCCGACGGCGTCCCG gtggccatcaagcgagtgtcccgggaccgcgtcttggagtgggcgcggctg cacgacggcgcccttgtgcccctggagctggtgctgctctggatggcgtcgtggcccggcttccgcggcatcgtgcggctcctggactggttcgagctgcccgacggcttcgcgctggtcatggagcgtccggagcgctgtcaggacctctggcacctgctgcacaCGGGAgggttcctgccagagcccgtggcgcgggcgctgttccggcaggtgctgggggccgtgcggcactgcaccagccgcggcgtcctgcaccgcgacatcaaggccgagaacgtgctcgttgacctggccaccggcgaggtgaagctcatcgactttgGCTGCGGCACCATCCTGCAGGACACCTTCTACACCCAGATGGCCG gaacgcgggagtactacccaccggagtggatcctctttggccgctaccatggccagccagccaccatctggtccctgggcatcctgctctatcagctggtgtgcaggcaccttcctttcaaaagcagagaggagatcgtccggggacagctcttcttcccgccccgggtgtctcaag agtgccagcacctgatcaggtggtgcttatccatggaccctgcagacaggccatccttggatgaccttttagaacattcttgggtgcagaagccccacctggcccaggagacagcagag